In a single window of the Coraliomargarita parva genome:
- a CDS encoding histidine triad nucleotide-binding protein, translating into MSTLFERIIAREIPAEIQHEDEHCIVIHDIDPKAPTHFLVIPKKVIPRVAEATEADQTILGHLLLTAATVADSLKLEGGYRIVINNGKDGGETVPHMHVHVLGGRPMAWPPG; encoded by the coding sequence ATGAGCACTTTATTCGAGCGTATCATTGCACGTGAGATTCCAGCCGAGATTCAGCATGAGGACGAGCACTGTATCGTCATCCATGATATCGACCCGAAGGCGCCGACGCATTTCCTTGTGATTCCGAAAAAAGTGATTCCCCGGGTGGCGGAAGCGACGGAGGCCGACCAGACTATCCTGGGGCATCTCCTGCTGACGGCCGCGACGGTGGCGGACTCCCTGAAGCTTGAGGGCGGGTACCGGATCGTGATCAACAACGGCAAGGACGGTGGCGAAACCGTGCCGCACATGCACGTGCATGTGCTGGGTGGGCGTCCGATGGCCTGGCCTCCGGGCTGA
- a CDS encoding phytoene desaturase family protein — MSASLDGRHFEVVIIGAGMAGLAAGIRLALAGKNCIILERHNASGGLNSFYSIDGRKYDVGLHAMTNYVPKGTKGTPLAKLLRQLRIPYDDFDLCPQLGSRIAFPDCELAFNNDFELFESEVARAFPAQIDGFRALVQEVKELDAFDLGALPSSARTAVQRHITDPLLEDMIFCPVMYYGSAQEEDMDYGQFAIMFRSLFFEGFARPFDGVRVIIRLLQNKYRELGGLRKMKCGIRRIHSDGARATALTLDDGATLTADKIISTAGAVETLRLCEDQAPDAGADNIGRLSFTETITVLDRQPADFGWNDTIIFFNTREPRFRYARVEDDLVDPGSGVICFPNNYRYGEGRQLDEGFLRITAMANHDAWCRLEEADYLARKEEWYAKLQAVALSILPQSQLDLDAHRIAKDMFTPRTVRKYTGHLNGAIYGAPNKIKDGRTQLDNLYLAGTDQGFLGIVGAMLSGISMANLHVLQG; from the coding sequence ATGTCCGCATCCCTCGACGGCCGGCACTTTGAAGTCGTCATTATCGGTGCCGGTATGGCTGGCTTGGCGGCCGGCATCCGCCTCGCTCTCGCAGGCAAGAACTGCATCATCCTCGAACGGCACAATGCCTCCGGAGGCCTCAACTCCTTCTACAGCATCGACGGCCGCAAGTATGATGTCGGCCTGCATGCGATGACAAATTACGTGCCCAAGGGAACGAAGGGCACGCCGCTGGCCAAGTTGCTGCGCCAATTGCGGATCCCCTACGACGACTTCGACCTCTGCCCACAGCTGGGCTCGCGTATCGCCTTTCCCGACTGCGAGCTCGCCTTCAACAATGACTTCGAGCTCTTCGAGTCCGAGGTCGCGCGCGCCTTTCCCGCCCAGATCGACGGCTTCCGCGCGCTCGTGCAGGAGGTGAAGGAGCTGGACGCCTTTGACTTGGGTGCCCTGCCCAGCTCGGCCCGCACTGCGGTACAGCGCCACATCACCGACCCCTTGCTGGAGGATATGATCTTCTGCCCGGTCATGTATTATGGCAGTGCCCAGGAGGAGGACATGGACTACGGCCAGTTCGCCATCATGTTCCGCTCCCTCTTCTTCGAGGGCTTTGCCCGCCCCTTCGACGGGGTCCGCGTCATCATCCGCCTCCTGCAGAACAAGTACCGCGAGCTCGGCGGGCTGCGCAAGATGAAGTGCGGCATCCGCCGCATCCACAGCGACGGCGCGCGGGCCACCGCCCTCACCCTCGACGACGGCGCCACCCTTACCGCCGATAAGATCATTTCCACCGCCGGCGCGGTCGAGACCCTGCGCCTCTGCGAGGACCAGGCCCCGGACGCCGGAGCCGACAACATCGGCCGCTTGAGCTTCACCGAAACCATCACCGTACTGGACCGCCAGCCGGCGGATTTCGGCTGGAATGACACCATCATCTTCTTCAACACCCGCGAACCGCGCTTCCGTTATGCCCGGGTCGAAGATGACTTGGTCGATCCGGGCAGTGGTGTGATCTGCTTTCCCAATAATTACCGGTATGGCGAGGGACGGCAGCTCGACGAAGGCTTTCTCCGCATCACGGCCATGGCCAACCACGATGCCTGGTGCCGACTGGAGGAAGCGGACTACCTCGCCCGCAAGGAGGAATGGTACGCCAAACTGCAGGCGGTCGCGCTTTCCATCCTGCCCCAAAGCCAGCTGGACCTGGACGCACACCGGATCGCGAAGGACATGTTCACCCCCCGCACAGTACGCAAGTACACGGGCCACCTGAACGGCGCCATTTACGGAGCACCCAATAAGATCAAGGACGGACGCACCCAGCTGGACAACCTTTACCTCGCCGGAACCGACCAGGGCTTCCTTGGAATCGTGGGTGCGATGCTCAGCGGGATCTCAATGGCCAACCTGCACGTGCTACAGGGTTAA
- a CDS encoding beta-ketoacyl-[acyl-carrier-protein] synthase family protein, giving the protein MQLPRIVITGLGLTAPNGNTLEEYRENLLKGVPRIQTIDMRYMGPVPAGVCDFDTRKYQSRKELRVGTRAGSIAIYCAHEALEDSGFDFANFDKSRIGVYVGTTEHGNVETENEVYNISKFDYDTRYWTHHHNPRTVANNPAGEITINLGITGPHYTIGAACAAGNAGLIQAVQMLRLGEVDMALAGGVSESIQTFGIFAGFKSQGALAKHDDPNLASRPFDKGRNGIVVSEGGCIYVLERLEDAQARGANIIAEIIGYRINSDASDYVLPNPERQAECMRAALQSAGIEPGDVDIVNTHATSTPQGDIQECKAIAEVFGDCPTTYINNTKSFIGHAMGAAGALELAGNIPSFQDNTIHPTINVDDLDPECALPNLVINEPRKVDAVKVILNNSFGMLGINSALILRKFEG; this is encoded by the coding sequence ATGCAGCTACCGCGCATCGTCATAACAGGCCTAGGCCTGACCGCCCCCAATGGGAACACGCTTGAGGAATACCGCGAAAACCTCCTCAAAGGGGTACCTCGTATCCAGACCATCGACATGCGATACATGGGCCCGGTACCGGCCGGAGTCTGTGACTTCGACACCCGCAAGTACCAATCCCGCAAGGAACTCCGCGTCGGCACCCGTGCCGGCAGCATCGCCATTTACTGCGCCCACGAGGCCCTTGAGGACAGCGGCTTTGATTTTGCCAATTTCGACAAGAGCCGTATCGGCGTCTATGTCGGCACCACCGAGCACGGCAATGTGGAGACGGAAAACGAGGTCTATAACATTTCGAAGTTCGACTACGACACCCGCTATTGGACCCACCACCACAATCCGCGGACCGTGGCCAACAACCCTGCGGGCGAGATCACCATCAACCTCGGGATAACCGGGCCCCATTACACCATCGGTGCCGCCTGCGCCGCGGGCAATGCCGGCCTGATCCAAGCCGTGCAAATGCTCCGCCTCGGCGAAGTGGACATGGCATTGGCCGGCGGGGTTAGTGAAAGCATCCAGACTTTCGGCATCTTTGCCGGCTTCAAGAGCCAGGGAGCCCTGGCCAAGCATGACGACCCGAACTTGGCGAGCCGCCCCTTCGACAAGGGCCGCAACGGCATCGTCGTATCCGAAGGCGGCTGCATCTATGTGCTTGAGCGCCTTGAGGACGCACAGGCACGCGGCGCCAACATCATCGCCGAAATCATCGGCTACCGGATCAATTCCGACGCGTCCGACTACGTGCTGCCCAATCCCGAACGCCAGGCCGAATGCATGCGCGCGGCCCTGCAAAGCGCGGGGATCGAGCCGGGCGATGTCGATATCGTCAACACCCACGCCACTTCCACGCCTCAGGGCGACATCCAGGAATGCAAGGCGATTGCTGAAGTCTTCGGCGACTGCCCCACGACTTATATCAACAACACCAAGAGTTTCATCGGCCATGCCATGGGTGCGGCCGGCGCTCTGGAACTGGCTGGCAACATCCCGTCCTTCCAAGACAATACGATTCACCCCACCATTAATGTCGATGACCTCGATCCCGAATGCGCCTTGCCGAATCTCGTCATCAACGAGCCACGTAAGGTTGACGCGGTCAAAGTTATCCTCAACAACTCCTTCGGAATGCTGGGCATCAACTCTGCTTTGATCCTTCGAAAGTTCGAAGGCTAG
- the galE gene encoding UDP-glucose 4-epimerase GalE, which translates to MKVLVVGGAGYIGSHCVRQLQAAGHEPVVLDNLVFGHRSAVAEDVPFYDCDLGDPEVVGKILKEEQIELVMHFAAFAYVGESVTEPRKYYENNFVATLRLLETMIDNGVKKFVFSSTCATYGEPESLPIVETLRQSPINPYGQTKLDVENCLKAFAHAYGLSFAAFRYFNAAGAAEDGTIGEDHNPETHLIPLVIDAATGKRENIKIFGTDYDTPDGTCLRDYVHVDDLSRAHIAVFDKLAEPGAGYFYNLGTGTPNSVREIINAVEAVTGLKVPVVEDERRAGDPPALFADSSKAQQELGWEIKYKDVKDIIATAWRWHQSHPKGYED; encoded by the coding sequence ATGAAAGTACTAGTAGTCGGAGGTGCAGGTTATATTGGAAGTCACTGCGTTCGCCAGTTGCAAGCTGCCGGACACGAGCCGGTTGTTCTGGACAATTTGGTGTTCGGTCATCGTTCCGCGGTGGCTGAGGACGTGCCGTTTTACGATTGCGACCTCGGGGATCCCGAAGTCGTCGGCAAGATCCTGAAGGAGGAGCAGATCGAACTGGTCATGCACTTTGCCGCCTTTGCCTATGTGGGCGAGTCGGTGACCGAGCCTCGTAAATACTACGAGAACAATTTTGTCGCGACCCTGCGCCTGCTTGAGACCATGATCGACAACGGGGTGAAGAAATTCGTCTTCTCCTCCACCTGTGCGACCTACGGCGAGCCGGAAAGCCTGCCCATCGTAGAGACGCTCCGCCAGAGCCCGATCAATCCCTACGGTCAGACCAAGCTGGATGTGGAGAACTGCCTCAAGGCCTTCGCCCATGCCTATGGCCTCAGCTTCGCTGCTTTCCGTTACTTCAATGCCGCCGGTGCGGCCGAGGACGGCACCATCGGGGAAGACCACAACCCGGAAACCCACCTGATTCCGCTCGTGATTGATGCCGCTACCGGAAAGCGCGAGAACATCAAGATTTTCGGGACCGACTACGACACCCCGGACGGCACCTGCCTGCGGGACTACGTCCATGTCGACGACCTTTCCCGCGCCCACATCGCCGTTTTCGACAAGCTGGCGGAACCCGGTGCCGGCTATTTCTACAACCTCGGAACCGGTACGCCGAATTCGGTGCGTGAAATCATCAACGCGGTCGAGGCAGTGACCGGCCTGAAGGTGCCCGTGGTTGAAGACGAGCGCCGTGCCGGTGACCCGCCCGCCTTGTTTGCCGATTCCAGCAAGGCCCAGCAGGAGCTGGGCTGGGAGATCAAGTACAAGGACGTGAAGGACATTATTGCGACCGCCTGGCGCTGGCATCAGTCCCATCCCAAAGGCTACGAGGACTGA
- a CDS encoding polysaccharide deacetylase family protein — MTGALGWKLSKALAYPLGLSPLMGSVASVAVNGPKVALTFDDGPHPDSTPFLLDLLKKHGVVASFFVVGESARKYPEILERAVAEGHALCNHGWSHRSLPMLKAAGQAEEIRKCAEAIGALGHPYFRPPYGHQSVGSRLRAGWLGQTVVTWSEHVADWRKQPVEELAESLRSAIKPGAIVLLHDAILVAEGLQPPAELQVDRRPLFEALDTVLGELGAQFDFLTIPELLSQGKVRWSNWFRFSEDVS, encoded by the coding sequence ATGACGGGAGCGCTCGGGTGGAAACTGTCGAAAGCCTTGGCCTATCCATTGGGGCTTTCTCCGTTGATGGGCAGCGTCGCTTCGGTCGCGGTGAATGGGCCGAAGGTCGCGTTGACTTTCGATGACGGTCCGCATCCGGACTCCACGCCTTTCCTGCTGGATCTGTTGAAGAAGCATGGTGTGGTTGCCAGTTTCTTTGTGGTCGGGGAGTCGGCCCGCAAGTATCCGGAAATATTGGAGCGTGCGGTGGCGGAGGGGCATGCGCTGTGCAACCACGGATGGAGCCATCGTTCGCTGCCCATGCTGAAGGCTGCGGGGCAGGCCGAGGAGATCCGCAAATGCGCGGAGGCGATCGGCGCGCTCGGGCATCCGTACTTCCGGCCGCCCTACGGGCACCAGTCGGTGGGCTCGCGTTTGCGTGCCGGTTGGCTGGGGCAAACCGTCGTGACTTGGAGCGAGCATGTCGCCGATTGGCGAAAACAGCCGGTCGAGGAGCTGGCCGAGTCCTTAAGGTCGGCGATCAAGCCCGGCGCGATCGTGCTCCTGCATGATGCAATCCTGGTGGCGGAAGGCTTGCAGCCGCCAGCCGAACTGCAGGTGGACCGCCGGCCGCTCTTTGAGGCATTGGATACGGTCTTGGGGGAGTTGGGCGCGCAGTTTGACTTCCTGACCATCCCGGAGTTGCTCTCGCAGGGGAAAGTGCGGTGGAGCAACTGGTTCCGGTTCAGCGAGGATGTCAGCTAG
- a CDS encoding rhodanese-like domain-containing protein, producing the protein MNKEISAAEAANLKESGESIVFLDVREHDEVAICAIEGALHVPMGEIPERLEQLPKEPTLVVFCHHGMRSQNVIHYLEARGMTNTINLRGGIHAWACEVDPEMQRY; encoded by the coding sequence ATGAACAAGGAAATCAGTGCCGCAGAAGCCGCGAATTTGAAAGAGTCCGGCGAGTCGATCGTCTTTCTGGATGTGCGAGAGCACGATGAAGTGGCGATCTGCGCGATCGAGGGCGCGTTGCACGTCCCCATGGGAGAGATTCCCGAGCGCTTGGAACAGCTGCCTAAGGAGCCGACACTGGTGGTGTTTTGCCACCACGGGATGCGCAGCCAGAACGTGATCCATTATCTGGAGGCGCGTGGCATGACCAACACGATCAACCTGCGGGGCGGAATTCACGCCTGGGCGTGCGAGGTGGATCCGGAGATGCAGCGCTACTGA
- a CDS encoding acyl carrier protein, with protein sequence MTEDDVKQIVIDIINEIAPDEDTTDLKAEVSLREQMDLDSMDFLDIVMELRKQHGIEVPEEDYPKLASLASCAEYLTPKFNEK encoded by the coding sequence ATGACAGAAGACGACGTAAAACAAATCGTAATCGATATCATCAATGAAATCGCTCCGGACGAAGACACCACGGACCTGAAGGCCGAGGTAAGCCTCCGCGAGCAGATGGATCTCGATTCCATGGACTTCCTCGACATCGTGATGGAATTGCGCAAGCAGCACGGCATCGAAGTGCCGGAAGAAGACTACCCGAAACTGGCATCCCTGGCTAGTTGCGCGGAATACCTCACGCCCAAGTTCAACGAAAAGTAG
- a CDS encoding glycosyltransferase: MNPRDQATPLAIEASVVIPCYNAATTLAEQLEALACQTFSGVFEVVLVDNASTDNSAEIAASYADRFASLRVVRATRLKGAGYARNVGVEAAKSEYVLFCDADDVVSVQWVASMVAALQAGCLVGGGRDFRRLNADWHPVLRDHPEDLDSHTVCDVHYSGGLSHVGAGNMGVHRSLFLELGGFDQLIPIHEDVDFCIRAQLAGHELKHCPEAMVYIRVRQCLGAVFRQARVWGYWSVALLKKHRATLGDPPIFRPLLHWPLLILRVAQVRDRGDFYLWTYRVGWKIGRLFGSLMMGFFAL; this comes from the coding sequence ATGAATCCTAGAGATCAGGCGACGCCATTGGCGATAGAGGCCTCGGTGGTCATTCCGTGCTACAATGCCGCTACGACTCTTGCGGAGCAGTTGGAAGCACTCGCCTGCCAGACTTTTAGCGGTGTCTTTGAAGTCGTCCTGGTGGATAATGCCAGCACGGATAATTCGGCAGAAATCGCAGCCTCGTATGCCGATCGTTTTGCCTCCCTGCGGGTGGTTCGCGCGACCCGTTTGAAAGGAGCCGGCTATGCGCGCAATGTCGGTGTCGAAGCCGCCAAGTCAGAGTATGTCCTGTTCTGTGATGCGGATGATGTTGTCAGCGTGCAATGGGTGGCCTCGATGGTCGCAGCGTTGCAGGCCGGCTGCTTGGTGGGCGGGGGGCGTGATTTTCGCCGGTTGAATGCGGATTGGCACCCGGTGCTGCGGGACCACCCCGAAGACCTGGATTCGCATACTGTATGCGATGTGCATTACTCGGGTGGGCTGTCCCATGTAGGCGCCGGCAACATGGGCGTGCATCGTTCGCTCTTTTTGGAGTTGGGTGGTTTTGATCAGTTGATCCCGATCCATGAAGATGTCGATTTTTGTATCCGGGCGCAATTGGCGGGCCATGAATTGAAGCACTGTCCGGAGGCAATGGTTTACATCCGGGTGCGGCAGTGTCTGGGGGCGGTCTTTCGTCAGGCCCGTGTCTGGGGGTACTGGAGTGTGGCTTTGCTGAAGAAGCATCGTGCGACTCTGGGGGATCCGCCGATTTTCCGGCCCTTGTTACACTGGCCGCTTTTGATCCTCCGGGTGGCGCAGGTTCGGGACCGGGGTGATTTTTATCTGTGGACTTATCGGGTCGGCTGGAAAATCGGCCGACTCTTCGGCAGTCTTATGATGGGCTTCTTTGCGTTATGA